One Cucumis sativus cultivar 9930 chromosome 1, Cucumber_9930_V3, whole genome shotgun sequence DNA segment encodes these proteins:
- the LOC101221046 gene encoding protein Hook homolog 1 isoform X1 translates to MFSRRSNSYSSSDLEELLEIGTRCRQLKKEKDTLIDSRPQSFELIRQLELHVNSLSEARKEDKLRIENLEKELTNCTQEIDYLQDQLCTRNTELTYLVDHVESLEFKLVHMEHSQEKASKLEEEVKRSNSECLFLMQKLDDKEQELRESNSNVEKLEESISAITLESQCEIESMKLDMLAMEQRYIETKKFQEEALSQNDKMDRLIEELQNAQRNVKFLETENEELQRELDVSTRNASTFCRSVEELIENKERSQNTMRNDRDGKLTSILKNSCGDVLGHLLPKLAVALFADANSEAKMDVMKKQILDYELLVEQLKEELREEKLKAKEEAEDLAQEMAELRYQITGLLEEECKRRACIEQASLQRIAQLEAQVLKGQNRSFPVARCMREI, encoded by the exons ATGTTCAGTCGCAGGAGCAATAGCTATAGTTCATCTGATTTAGAGGAACTTCTAGAGATTGGGACAAGATGTCGGCAG ctaaagaaagaaaaggacaCACTAATAGATTCACGACCTCAAAGTTTTGAACTGATAAGG CAGCTTGAACTACATGTGAACTCCTTATCGGAAGCACGTAAGGAAGACAAGCTGCGCATTGAAAACTTGGAGAAGGAGTTAACAAACTGCACTCAGGAAATAG ATTACCTGCAGGATCAACTATGTACAAGGAACACAGAATTAACCTACCTTGTAGATCACGTTGAAAGCcttgaatttaaattagtgCATATGGAGCATTCGCAAGAAAAGGCTAGCAAGTTAGAGGAAGAGGTGAAACGTTCAAACTCAGAGTGTCTTTTCTTGATGCAGAAACTAGATGACAAGGAACAGGAGCTACGAGAATCAAATTCCAATGTAGAAAAACTTGAGGAGTCCATCTCAGCTATTACATTGGAGTCCCAATGCGAAATTGAGAGTATGAAATTAGATATGTTGGCCATGGAGCAACGTTACATAGAAACTAAGAAATTCCAGGAAGAAGCTCTTAgtcaaaatgataaaatggaTAGATTGATTGAGGAGCTTCAGAATGCACAGAGAAATGTCAAGTTTCTGGAGACAGAAAATGAGGAACTTCAAAGAGAGCTGGATGTGTCAACAAGAAATGCCTCCACATTTTGTCGAAGCGTTGAggaattgattgaaaacaagGAGAGATCACAAAATACTATGAGGAATGACCGAGATGGCAAGTTAACATCAATACTTAAGAATAG TTGTGGCGATGTCTTAGGCCATCTTCTTCCAAAATTAGCAGTTGCACTATTTGCAGATGCCAATTCAGAAGCCAAAATGGATGTGATGAAAAAGCAGATACTAGATTATGAACTTCTTGTGGAGCAACTCAAG GAGGAGTTAAGAGAGGAGAAGttgaaagcaaaagaagaagcagaGGACCTTGCTCAAGAAATGGCCGAGCTAAGGTACCAAATTACTGGTTTGCTTGAAGAAGAGTGCAAGCGTCGGGCTTGCATTGAGCAAGCATCTTTACAGAGAATTGCCCAGTTAGAGGCACAG GTTCTAAAAGGACAAAACAGATCATTTCCTGTTGCAAGGTGCATGCGGGAAATATAG
- the LOC101221046 gene encoding protein Hook homolog 1 isoform X2: MFSRRSNSYSSSDLEELLEIGTRCRQLKKEKDTLIDSRPQSFELIRLELHVNSLSEARKEDKLRIENLEKELTNCTQEIDYLQDQLCTRNTELTYLVDHVESLEFKLVHMEHSQEKASKLEEEVKRSNSECLFLMQKLDDKEQELRESNSNVEKLEESISAITLESQCEIESMKLDMLAMEQRYIETKKFQEEALSQNDKMDRLIEELQNAQRNVKFLETENEELQRELDVSTRNASTFCRSVEELIENKERSQNTMRNDRDGKLTSILKNSCGDVLGHLLPKLAVALFADANSEAKMDVMKKQILDYELLVEQLKEELREEKLKAKEEAEDLAQEMAELRYQITGLLEEECKRRACIEQASLQRIAQLEAQVLKGQNRSFPVARCMREI, encoded by the exons ATGTTCAGTCGCAGGAGCAATAGCTATAGTTCATCTGATTTAGAGGAACTTCTAGAGATTGGGACAAGATGTCGGCAG ctaaagaaagaaaaggacaCACTAATAGATTCACGACCTCAAAGTTTTGAACTGATAAGG CTTGAACTACATGTGAACTCCTTATCGGAAGCACGTAAGGAAGACAAGCTGCGCATTGAAAACTTGGAGAAGGAGTTAACAAACTGCACTCAGGAAATAG ATTACCTGCAGGATCAACTATGTACAAGGAACACAGAATTAACCTACCTTGTAGATCACGTTGAAAGCcttgaatttaaattagtgCATATGGAGCATTCGCAAGAAAAGGCTAGCAAGTTAGAGGAAGAGGTGAAACGTTCAAACTCAGAGTGTCTTTTCTTGATGCAGAAACTAGATGACAAGGAACAGGAGCTACGAGAATCAAATTCCAATGTAGAAAAACTTGAGGAGTCCATCTCAGCTATTACATTGGAGTCCCAATGCGAAATTGAGAGTATGAAATTAGATATGTTGGCCATGGAGCAACGTTACATAGAAACTAAGAAATTCCAGGAAGAAGCTCTTAgtcaaaatgataaaatggaTAGATTGATTGAGGAGCTTCAGAATGCACAGAGAAATGTCAAGTTTCTGGAGACAGAAAATGAGGAACTTCAAAGAGAGCTGGATGTGTCAACAAGAAATGCCTCCACATTTTGTCGAAGCGTTGAggaattgattgaaaacaagGAGAGATCACAAAATACTATGAGGAATGACCGAGATGGCAAGTTAACATCAATACTTAAGAATAG TTGTGGCGATGTCTTAGGCCATCTTCTTCCAAAATTAGCAGTTGCACTATTTGCAGATGCCAATTCAGAAGCCAAAATGGATGTGATGAAAAAGCAGATACTAGATTATGAACTTCTTGTGGAGCAACTCAAG GAGGAGTTAAGAGAGGAGAAGttgaaagcaaaagaagaagcagaGGACCTTGCTCAAGAAATGGCCGAGCTAAGGTACCAAATTACTGGTTTGCTTGAAGAAGAGTGCAAGCGTCGGGCTTGCATTGAGCAAGCATCTTTACAGAGAATTGCCCAGTTAGAGGCACAG GTTCTAAAAGGACAAAACAGATCATTTCCTGTTGCAAGGTGCATGCGGGAAATATAG
- the LOC105434710 gene encoding zinc finger protein ZAT4, with the protein MEANREFKHFCKLCNRSFPCGRSLGGHMRSHFINSETGENPKKMNLKKAGKFLGDGTSDGYSLRKNPRKTCKLAEFSAEDRFCRECGKSFQSWKALFGHMKCHSTETERVSSNLEFDSQSDNETAGANRGKRSRKQTRYMAAEISSSFSFAAIAAAAASSSVSDQNDQEQEEVALCLMMLSRDVGGFYSTTESSDNNFMPKQVPSLVPKNHFSKVVEAIPSVYMGQLKDFHSRKLKLSEMDSGCLKFEESNSEISASAVKMNKNEEKFQQDDIFGSSSNNQTDINQPQFNSSKFNSDQRKFHELSNGELRSNSFRRSTPNELNSESYKSKGKRSKFQCNSCNKIFHSYQALGGHRASHKKTKGCLASKTENSENSIETEISNDPTFESKSTATALEVENHQESEIHMGYEKKIRKHHQCSICFKIFSSGQALGGHKRSHLINGSESRNKLPETKSNQKPEAEIRDYLDLNLPAPIDEEGSSHLGSMEPWWVGGSHSHEQALVGLI; encoded by the coding sequence ATGGAGGCTAATCGAGAGTTCAAACACTTCTGCAAGTTGTGCAATAGGAGCTTCCCTTGTGGGAGATCTTTAGGAGGTCACATGCGGTCCCATTTTATCAATAGTGAAACTGGGGAAAATCCGAAGaagatgaatttgaaaaaagctGGAAAGTTTCTGGGAGATGGGACTTCTGATGGTTATAGTCTTAGAAAGAACCCCAGAAAGACTTGCAAGCTTGCTGAATTCAGTGCTGAGGACAGGTTCTGTAGAGAATGTGGTAAAAGCTTTCAGTCTTGGAAGGCCCTGTTTGGCCATATGAAATGTCACTCAACAGAAACTGAGAGAGTTTCTAGTAATTTGGAGTTTGATAGCCAATCAGATAATGAAACTGCAGGTGCAAATCGTGGGAAGAGATCCAGGAAACAAACAAGGTACATGGCTGCTgaaatttcatcttctttttcatttgctgctattgctgctgctgctgcttcTTCATCTGTTTCTGATCAGAATGATCAAGAACAAGAAGAGGTTGCTTTGTGTTTAATGATGCTTTCTAGAGATGTTGGTGGGTTTTATTCAACCACCGAGTCTTCTGACAACAACTTTATGCCTAAACAAGTTCCATCTCTAGTTCCAAAAAATCATTTCTCCAAAGTTGTTGAAGCTATTCCTTCTGTATACATGGGGCAATTGAAAGACTTCCACAGCAGAAAGTTGAAGCTCAGTGAGATGGATTCTGGGTGTCTCAAATTTGAAGAGTCAAACTCAGAAATCAGTGCTTCTGCTGTCAAGATGAACAAGAACGAAGAGAAGTTTCAGCAAGATGACATATTTGGATCAAGTTCCAACAACCAAACTGACATTAACCAACCTCAATTCAATTCCAGTAAGTTCAATTCAGATCAGAGAAAGTTCCATGAGCTTTCAAATGGGGAATTGAGGTCAAATTCCTTCAGAAGATCAACACCCAATGAACTAAACTCAGAATCATACAAAAGCAAAGGAAAGAGAAGCAAATTCCAGTGTAATTCTTGCAACAAGATCTTTCACTCATATCAAGCACTTGGTGGGCATAGAGCCAGTCACAAGAAAACCAAAGGATGCTTAGCTTCAAAGACAGAAAACAGTGAAAATAGCATCGAAACGGAGATTTCAAACGACCCAACATTTGAAAGTAAGTCCACAGCCACAGCATTAGAGGTGGAAAATCACCAGGAATCAGAAATTCACATGGGTTATGAGAAAAAGATCAGAAAGCATCATCAATGCTCAATTTGCTTCAAGATTTTTAGTTCAGGCCAAGCTTTGGGCGGCCATAAAAGGTCCCATTTAATAAATGGGTCAGAATCCAGAAACAAATTGCCAGAAACCAAATCGAATCAGAAACCAGAGGCAGAAATAAGAGACTACCTGGATCTGAATCTCCCAGCACCAATCGATGAAGAGGGCAGCAGCCATTTGGGGTCTATGGAGCCATGGTGGGTCGGTGGAAGCCATTCGCACGAGCAAGCATTAGTGGGTTTGATTTGA